In Camelus bactrianus isolate YW-2024 breed Bactrian camel chromosome 34, ASM4877302v1, whole genome shotgun sequence, one genomic interval encodes:
- the RERGL gene encoding ras-related and estrogen-regulated growth inhibitor-like protein, producing MNDVKLAVLGGEGAGKSALTVRFLTKRFVGEYASNFESIYNKHLCLEGKQLNLEIYDPCSQPQKAKFSLTSDLQWADGFVIVYDISDRSSFAFAKAMIYRIREPQTSHCKRAVDSAVLLVGNKQDLCHVREVGWEEGQKLALDYRCQFCELSAAEQSLEVEMMFIRIIKDILTNFKLKEKRRPSGSKSMAKLINNVFGKRRKSV from the exons ccCTTACAGTAAGATTTCTTACCAAGCGATTCGTTGGAGAATATGCTTCTAATTTTG AATCTATCTATAATAAGCATTTGTGTTTGGAAGGGAAACAATTGAATCTAGAAATATACGACCCTTGTTCTCAG CCACAGAAAGCAAAATTTTCCCTCACAAGTGATCTGCAATGGGCAGATGGGTTTGTTATTGTGTATGACATCAGTGACAGGTCTTCGTTTGCTTTTGCAAAAGCAATGATCTACAGAATTCGGGAGCCACAAACTAGTCATTGTAAAAG AGCCGTGGATTCAGCAGTGCTTTTGGTTGGTAACAAGCAAGATCTCTGCCATGTGCGCGAGGTTGGCTGGGAAGAAGGGCAAAAGCTGGCATTGGATTACCGTTGCCAATTCTGTGAACTGTCTGCAGCAGAGCAGTCTCTGGAGGTGGAAATGATGTTCATCAGAATTATCAAGGACATCCTGACAAACTTcaaactcaaagaaaagagaaggccCAGTGGATCTAAATCAATGGCTAAACTGATCAATAATGTatttggaaagagaaggaaatctgTTTAG